TGTAATGTTTTTTCCCATATATGAGAAGAAGAGAACTGTTAATGCTTGTTAGAAATCTAAAAAGTTGCAGTTTGCAGGTAAAATAAAAACCTAATTCTTAGTGTGTGTCACAGCTTTAAAAAGAAGTTTTGATCTATAATTTATCCCCTCCTCCCTCCTACAAGgcagaaatggaagattccagctGTGAACATTCCTTGGAAGAGCAGTGTGTtgggcatcctgggaaggagatggaccatcctggacaccctgggaaggagagtgacagcagggagacccagacatgggcctgcagcaggaaacatacgacaaaacacaccggtgagaaaccctacatatgtggggaATGTGAGTACAAGACAACTAACAAAtctcacttatcccgacatatgaaaattcatacaggagaaaaaccccacaagtgtgaccagtgtgactattctgcatcgCATAAAAGCAATTTAAACCGGCATATAgcagcaaagcacactggtgataaaccctacatgtgtgggttCAGGACTACTTATAGGTCTGAATTATCCcgacatgagaacccacacaggggaaaagccctataaatgtgaccagtgtgactattcagcTGCAGGGAAATCTGCtttgaaccaacatctagcaaaacacacgggtgagaaaccctacttgTGTGAAGAGTGTGGGTATAGTGCGACGCGAAATTCTTACTTATctcaacacatgagaactcacacaggagaaaaccctacacgtgtgaccactgtgactattctgctgcagataagTCTACTTTGGTCAAACACATACgaaaacataccggtgagaaaccctacatgtgtggggagtgtgggttcagaacaGCTGATAggtctaccttatcccgacacatgagacccacacaggggaaagacgttacaagtgtgatcaatgtgactattctgcagcacggaaatacgatttggacaaacatctagcaacacacactggtgagaaacccttcatgtgtggggagtgtgggcacagaACAGCTCGAAAGTCCACCTTatacaaacatatgagaacgcattcaggggaaaaacccttCACGTGTGACcggtgcgactattctgctgcacagaaatgtactttggaccGACACCTAAtgacacacacaggtgagaaaccctacatgtgtggggagtgtgggcatAGGACAGCCGAAAAGTCTGACTTAGCCCGACATATGAGGACGCATACAGGTGAAAAAACCTAAAGTGTGACTTTTCCGCCGCAGAGAAGTCCACTTTGGACAGGCATCTaacaaagcacaccggtgagaaattCTTCATGTGTGAGAACAGCAACTTGACGGTCTAATTTagcccaacacatgagaacacacacaggaaaaGAACCTTATGACGTCAAACTAAAACTACAGTGCGGCTAGGAAATCTCATCTCCCGAAACATTTGACAAGACATACCAAAGAACCTACATCTACGtgtgtgacaaatgtacagcataCAACGTTTTTGCCTTAATACGTGAACGGTCTTTTAGAAAAAATTGCATCCAGTTATGAAAATGTTATCTGTAGCCTTAGTCTGTACAAGGGCCCAATATCTAGTTTGTAAAAACGAAATGTACATTAGAGGCAGACATGTTCAGTTAGAGATTTTTATTATAGCAAATCTTTCGAGCGGTTGGTTTGAACTAAGTCAAGTTGCACCTAATACTTCATAGTTGTAGGTTCTGTACATAAGATAGTTTTAGTAGACTCACTTTTTCGTGTTAAAATCGACTGTTTCTTAAGAACATTGCGTATTGCTTACAATGTGTACTTAGTATTCCGTACACTTGTATTCTGAGTGTTTattctctatttttttttaatcttataGCAATATCTTTTACATGATTGAGAACTTCATGCAGTTTGGTAAAGATCATCATCAAAATGAAGGGatgtaaataaaacaaagcCATTGATTCTGTGTTGATTTACATTGTCTATTGACACGATTCTGACTGCATTGTTTTAGCAGTGTTACATAGGAGTTGGTTGTATCCAATAGTTGCGTTATTGTGGTTagggttttttttattcaactgaATTCTAAATTTATCAAAACTCTGGGTATATCAGCCGTTTCTGTTGACTTGGCCTGGTTGGGACTAAAATTGAAAGCCTCACACAACTAAGAAAAAGTTAATAAGGCCATGGTAACATGCATTGCACGATTTACCGCGACGGGGATTCCATGCGCGGTACGTTTGAGAAAAATTGGGGGCAATAAAATCagcctcacactcagggttgactatcgcagcaaagcctaacgatatcacccttGACAATTAAGCCACAGAAAACGGGTTTTTATGTAGGTTTTAGACTTGAGATAGTTTTGATatgatcttcttttttttcatcaaatataCACATGTCGGTATTTAGTTGAATACTGGAACATTTATAACATTGGTACATTTAGTTGCTTTAGTCAACTTTATTTGATAGAATGATCGAACATTTCCAAGTATATAGTTTATACGCACCGATGTGTATGCTATATatgttttgtacacatgtattcgTAGTGTTTAAGCTTAGAGCAATATAGATGATGCTGGCATGTTCAAAAACGTAGCATAATTTTTGTAAAGCTCATTGAAAATAAAGTAAGTGTAAGCAAAGACAGTTATTTGCACTGGGTTTGTTTATATAGTCCGATAGTCGTACAATTTCGtttaaaaaataattttgacTCCATTGTCTTAGCAGCTTAAGATATGTAGACATTTCCTACCAGGGCGTAATTTTGACAGAGAAAAATACCATAATTTTTTGGAAGAAGGGTAGACCAATCAAAATGTAAGGTTTTGATTTCAATCGTAGTCAAATAGCATCCTTGTGGTAGCAGTGTTTCAACATCTAAAGGTAAATTGAGGAAGAAATCCAGCGCATATCGGATTCCACCTGGCTTGGCCTAACCGTCAAAACCTGACAGAATCTGAGacgaaaaaattgaaatatagaacgtttgttttgtttattgagGAAGTTACATTAGTGTTGAAATACACACACTACTCTTTTCGGAGTGCTCTTTCATAAAATACTTGAATTATAACCACTACTGCTTCATTTATAGCGTTATTTTTGCAAGGTTTAAAACCAGAAGAGTAAAGCGCTATGCGGCGATCTTTGTTTTGACCTATTTAtcatcaggtttgtgacctttcacctttacCCTGTTAGTGAGAGCtgacgtccgccatcttgttttgtgGCTCGTCTAGCGTTTTTCATATTCTCAAAACTGAAGTCATTTTTACGACTTGTAGGAGTTTTGGACACCGCTTACTACAGtagacctacaggtaagactGCTAATTATAGTGAATACTGCCTGGTTGGTGCTTGTTGGGCGGTAAATTAGAATTAGAGGTGTGTTTGCGATCGGTAgtcgatggggaggggggcattcaaaCTAAATTATGTGTGAAATCTAACGACAgccaaatatcattttgttctccccagagagtggaataaggaaggccctccactatactctcagccagctccactatactatttttcaaatttagtgtgtttcttccctattttctttgttagttttgctaagattaatgacaattcacagatttttgtaccaagtggcatcacttttccagtcagcattgtctgcaaaaacttgtgaatgagcaatgatcaaaacaatagtagttttgccacttcacaacaaaggaataacaacagtatgttatacttgtagtatttgacacacgcaaaatgaacccattttcatcaaagtgcagcgcgttggtgcgggttatttttgccagcccctccactatactaaaaaattctggggagaaccctgctatATATGGAAATCAACCCCGTTTTGTGTGCAGTCATTATTTTCGCATAATCATGAATAGGCCAAGAAGCTGCAGTGCCAGTGAAATGTATTTTCCACCTGACCGATGCCAGATGGTATAAACGCGTCCACTGTACTCCTCTATCACACCATTGTACAATCTCATATTTGTTCTACCACAATTAAAGTCCAAAATCTCTGGAGGCGCATGTGTATATAGATTGTTATGTTTCTATGTGTCTGCATTGTTGTGTTGAATAAATGTATTCTGTTTTTACTATGAGTCAATTCGTGCCTGTGTTGAATAAGGAAATACTATGTTGTTCTATCCCCTAATTGATACATATCCAGATCTTGTTACTGGAAAAACAATTCAGGAGCTAAGTAAAAcggtaaaaaaaattcacagaaGACTTTCTTTTCTGCATTATAAAATGTTTAATAAATAATTATGTGTTTTTCTCATACTTgttttcttatcatcattttaGAGATGGCGGAGTTCACATTTGTGCCTCCCGttaaagagcttcatgcggaacaaactgcgaacgagacgcacatcaaagaggagccactggatggcaacaggatggaccAGGAAACCTACGGCTACCAACCAAACGGGCACCCTTGGAGTGAGATttacaacagttgggagcagCCAACAGACACGGGAGggcagcaggacgaggaaaGGGACGTTCCAAACGACGAAACGTGCGGTGTAAAAGCGGAAATGGAAGAGTCCAGCTGTGAGCTTTCTACTGGAGAACTGTGTTCTGGGCATGCTGCGAAGGAGATGGGCCATTCTGGGAAGACGACGGACCGTACAGAACACCCTgtgaaggagagtgacagcagggagacccagacaacagacatgggcctgcggcaggaaacgtgtgatgtgaactttccccaagctgacaacacatcaacctcacaggtacaggagagcagaggcaatgtgggaaggcatgtggttaaacacgccggtgagaaaccctacatgtgttgggagtgtgggtacagagcaggTAAAAAATCTCACTTATCtgtacacatgagaacccacacaggagaaaaaccctacaagtgcgaccagtgtaactattctgctgcacagaaatccactttggaccgaCACCTAgaaaaacacactggtgagaaaccctacatgtgtggggagtgtgggtacaggacaactaaCAAGTCTACCCTATCTacacatatgagaatccatacaggtgacaagccttataaatgtgaccggtgtgactattctgcagcaaagaaatcTACTCTAGACGAACATctgacaaaacacaccggtgagaaaccctacatgtgcggggaatgtgggtacaggacggctcggaagtctcacttatccaaacatatgaggacccacacaggagaaaaaccgtacaagtgtgaccagtgcgactattctgctgcacataaatccactttggacaaacatctagtaagacacaccggtgagaaaccctacatgtgtggggagtgtgggtacaggacagctgacaagtggaacttatcccgacatatgaagacccatacaggagagaaaccgtacaagtgttaccagtgtgactattctgctgcagacaATGTCAGTTTGGACAAGCACCAAAGAAAACACATCGGTGAGAAAttctacatgtgcggggagtgtgggtacaggacagctgacagGGCTACCTTATCCCgccacatgagaacccatataGGAGAAAAacgctacaagtgtgaccagtgtgattattctgctgcagacAAATCCAAATTGGGTCgacataaaagaaaacacaccggtgagaaaccctacatgtgtggcgagtgtgggtacaggacggctcaGAAGTATCATTTATATGAACACTTGAGGtcccatacaggagaaagaccctacaagtgtgaccattgtgactattctgctgcacagaaaaccACCTTGAACCAACATCTAAGAAAGCACACAGATAAAAAGACCTAGATAGAGTTTTTCGGAACAGGACAACTCAAATGTCTGAATAGCCAAGCATATGAGaacctagcctggataccataccccaacctcaaaatatatctttcgtgttggggtctgcaggatggctgtagaaaggttctcgaaggcccttgatcagagggaggagaacctatgattgatgaccactttcaccacaggtagccagctacaacacaccacagttggtcagcaggctatcacagtagcgaatcaggtacttggtggccactgttatggattcaaaaagtacagttgggggtctttaaccaatcatggcaggggtgtaattacctcctgctgatcctgtgctgttctattggcggagttttttgcccactataaggggtacaattgagaagagttcctatcccatccggccagacccctgcacgatagattcttgagatcgggctggggtttggtgaCCAGGCTAATACGAACCCAGGAGGAGGAAAACCATATAAGACTTACCAGTTACTATAACTACTTTGCAGCTAGGAAATCTCGCCTTTATCTACTTTTGATATGCTAAAAGCTTGGCAAGGCTCATGACAAATGTTCCAGATAGagtgcttgtgtaaaatagctCCTGGGC
This is a stretch of genomic DNA from Branchiostoma floridae strain S238N-H82 unplaced genomic scaffold, Bfl_VNyyK Sc7u5tJ_1439, whole genome shotgun sequence. It encodes these proteins:
- the LOC118407673 gene encoding zinc finger protein 771-like — protein: MLASDSALLSYPEMEDSSCEHSLEEQCVGHPGKEMDHPGHPGKESDSRETQTWACSRKHTTKHTGEKPYICGECEYKTTNKSHLSRHMKIHTGEKPHKCDQCDYSASHKSNLNRHIAAKHTGDKPYMWEKPFTCDRCDYSAAQKCTLDRHLMTHTGEKPYMCGECGHRTAEKSDLARHMRTHTGEKT
- the LOC118407674 gene encoding zinc finger and SCAN domain-containing protein 2-like; amino-acid sequence: MDQETYGYQPNGHPWSEIYNSWEQPTDTGGQQDEERDVPNDETCGVKAEMEESSCELSTGELCSGHAAKEMGHSGKTTDRTEHPVKENNVSLDKHQRKHIGEKFYMCGECGYRTADRATLSRHMRTHIGEKRYKCDQCDYSAADKSKLGRHKRKHTENHLEPTSKKAHR